In Malania oleifera isolate guangnan ecotype guangnan chromosome 8, ASM2987363v1, whole genome shotgun sequence, a single window of DNA contains:
- the LOC131162881 gene encoding putative germin-like protein 2-1 yields MKKKMAANTLACIALLAVAFSSVSAADPSPLQDFCVALNDSTEGVFVNGKFCKDPKLATADDFSFSGLNVPGNTSNRVGSNVTLVNVDKLAGLNTLGISIARLDFAPYGLNPPHTHPRGTELLTVLEGTLFVGFVTSNPENRLITKVLNPGDVFVFPVGLIHFQFNVGETNAVAIAGLSSQNPGVITIANAVFGSKPPISIDVLTKAFQVDKNVINYLQAQFWMDNNN; encoded by the exons ATGAAGAAGAAGATGGCAGCCAACACACTTGCATGCATTGCCCTCTTGGCTGTGGCTTTTTCTTCAGTTTCTGCTGCTGATCCCAGCCCTTTGCAGGACTTCTGTGTTGCTCTTAATGATTCCACGGAAGGTG TGTTCGTTAACGGAAAATTCTGCAAGGATCCAAAGCTTGCGACAGCCGATGATTTCTCCTTTTCGGGACTGAATGTGCCTGGAAACACATCGAATCGGGTTGGTTCAAATGTTACATTAGTAAATGTTGATAAACTCGCTGGCCTCAACACCCTTGGTATCTCAATAGCCCGTTTGGATTTTGCGCCGTATGGTCTCAACCCTCCTCACACGCACCCTCGTGGCACTGAGCTCCTTACTGTCTTGGAGGGCACCCTCTTTGTCGGTTTTGTTACCTCAAACCCGGAAAATCGCCTAATTACCAAGGTTCTTAACCCAGGTGATGTTTTTGTGTTTCCCGTGGGACTCATTCACTTCCAGTTTAATGTTGGAGAAACCAATGCAGTGGCCATAGCTGGTTTAAGTAGCCAGAATCCGGGAGTCATCACTATTGCAAATGCAGTTTTTGGTTCAAAGCCGCCCATCTCTATTGATGTTCTAACCAAGGCCTTCCAAGTCGACAAAAATGTCATCAACTATCTGCAAGCTCAATTCTGGATGGATAACAACaactaa